The genomic DNA CCCGACCGGAGGGTGCGACTCCCGCTCCGAAAGCACGTTGGACCCCGTCCGATGCCGACGTTGCCCTGGCTGCTCCGGCCAAGGATGTGTTGGCTTCCCTGCCCGTTCCCGCTCCCCTGGAAGGGGAGGGGACCGCGGTAAATGGTCAAGCAACCTCGGCCCCGGATGCCGGATCGGAAACCGCGGACGCTGGCTCGGATCCGGCTGCAACAGCGGTTGAGGCGGACCCCGTTTCCCAACCGGAGCGCGTGGTTGAAGTGGAAGTAGAAGAGGACCCGTTACTGGTCGAGCCGGTCGACTGGCAGGCCGTGGCCAATGAGGTCAACGAACTGCGTGAACGCATCGACCGCATGGGTCCGGTCAATGTCGAGGCCATCACCGAATACGAGGAACTGGAACAACGGCTCAGCTTCCTTGCAGGTCAGGAGAAGGATCTCCTGCGGGCCCGCGACCAGCTCCATGAGGCGATCAAGAAAATCAATGAGACCACCCGTGTGCTCTTCTCCGAGACCTTCGCCAAGATCAAGGCCAACTTCTCGGAAATGTTTGTCGAACTGTTCGGCGGTGGCAAGGCCGACCTCAACCTGCAGGACGATGCCGATCCGCTGGAGTGCGGTATCGAAATCGTGGCCCGTCCCCCGGGCAAGCAGCTCCAGTCCATCACCCTTCTTTCCGGGGGGGAGAAGACCATGACCGCGGTGGCCTTGCTCTTCGCCATCTACATGGTCAAGCCCAGCCCCTTCTGCTTCCTCGACGAAATGGACGCGCCGCTGGACGAATCGAACATCAACCGCTTCATCCGCATCCTCCAGCGCTTTGTCACCCAGTCCCAGTTTGTGGTCATCACCCACAACAAGCGCACCATCAGCAGCGCCGATGTCCTCTACGGGGTTACGATGGAAGAGCACGGGGTTTCCAAGATCGTCTCGGTCCGGCTCAACCGCAAAGAAGAGTCGCCCTTGTTCAACGGCAACGGAGGCGACGACACTCCGCCATCCATTGCCGATTCCATCCGACACGGGGCTTTGGTGACGGAGAGCCAGGGTTCGCGGGAGAGCGAGGCTCCTGCCGAGCTGAATTAGAGACTATCCGGATAGGCTCTAACCCGGAACGGTGCACTAAATACCGCGTGGAGTCGCAGAGTCGCCGATTAGAAACGCAACGGATTGGGGAAAAAGGGATTCACTGAACGGTGATCAGATTTTCCAGAGAAAACCAATCCGTTCTCCTTGGAGACTTGGTGTCTTGGAGGTTGAACTTGAACTGAATCATCCCGGCTCAGGCCAGGATGAACTCGAATTCTTCCGCGTCGAATTCCTCGCCCTCGATCAGGACTTTGTTCTGGGCCGCGTCGAAGGTGCCGAATTCGCCCACGGACCATTTCGGACCGGCGATGATCTTGACCAGGTAGCAGCCTTCGCGGAAGTGGGGGCGGAAGCTGGCGCGGAGGGCGCGGGCTTTCTTGAGCGCGTGGGTGCGCTGGGCACCGACGGCGAGCGTGGTGCCGATGATGCCAAAAGCCAGCAAAAGGAGGGAGGTTTGGCGGTCCATGGTCTGACTTCAATGTGGTGGAAAGTGGCTTGGCTGTCAAAACCGGAAAAAGCGGACTTTTTTGTGCTATGATTTTCACATGGATTGCGCATCCCGATCCCCATCTCAGCCGTCCCAAAGTGTCCCGCTCCAGGATGATGGGACTCATACCGGGCTTTCTTCGCGATTCGAAGAGGAACTGGAAAAAGAGTGGGAACGTCATCGCCCACAAAATGGAAGTGCGGATGGCCCCATGACCTGACCCCTGCAGTTGGTCACTTCAAAAAAAGACTTCTGTCACGTTTTGGACATTCATTCCGGAACCAGACGGACCAGCTTGTCGGTGTAGAGGACGTGGATGGCAACGTCGTCCCAGCAATGGATGTCACGGATGCGCCCGCCACCCTTGACCAGGATCTCTTCGTGGACAGCCTTGTTCTGCCCGTCGAGGACGATGCGGATGAGTTTCTGGTGGGCCAGGGAGCCGACCAGGAGGTTGTTTTTCCACTTGGGGAATTGGTCACCGGTGTAGAAATCGATGGCGGAGACGGCGATGGAAGGGGTCCAGTGGGTCACGGGGGATTCCATGCCTTCGATTTCGGTTTTGTCGGTGATGGGGGTGCCGTTGTAGTTGATGCCGAAGCAGGCCAGGGGCCAGCCGTAGTTGGCCCCCTTTTTGATCAGATTGAGTTCGTCACCGCCGCGTGGGCCATGTTCGGTTGACCAGAGGTCGCCCGTGACGGGATGGAAGCGCAGACCTTGCGGGTTGCGATTGCCATAGGACCAAATCGAGGGACGGGCCCCGGGAGTTTTGACAAAGGGATTGTCGTCCGGAATGCGGCCGTCGTCATGAAGCCGGTGGATTTTTCCGCCGATGTGGTCCAGGCGCTGGGCGCGGTTTTCCGGGGTGGTCTTGTCGCCGCGGTCACCATGGGAAAAGTAAAGGTAACCTTGTTTGTCGAATTCCAAGCGGCAGCCGAAATGGATTCCACCGTGCACATAGTCCTCATCAGGGGGATCGAAGACGGGCTGGATATCGGTGAGGGCGTTGTCTTTGAGGCGGGCCCGGACGATGTTGGTCAGGCTGCCTTTTTCCTTTTTACGGCTGTAGGCGAGGTAGATCCAGCCGTTCTGGGGGTAGTCGGGGTGGAGTTCGATGTCGAGCAGGCCGCCCTGCCCACCGGGGTCGACTTCCGGGATGTTGGCGACGGGCTCGGGAAGGAGCTGGTTGTTTTGGACCACACGCACTTTGCCCGCTTTCTCCGTGATGAGGAGGCGGCCGTCGGGGAGTTTGACCATGGCCCAGGCATTGGTCAGTCCGGTGACCAACGTTTCTCGGCGCAGTAGGTAATCTTCGGTCTGGACCGGGGGCTCGGATTGGGCTGGCAGACTGGAAGCGAGGCCGAACGTGAGCAGCAGCAGGGTGCGAATGACCATAGCCGCCAAGCTAGACGCAGGCGAGGCCTTGGCAAGTCGTCTGGAAGTTCGACGTCCCTATCTAGGGCTACTCGGACTTCAACCGGCTCCAAATTTTGTCGTAGAGCGCGGTGTTTTCACCCAGGTCCTCGATTTGGTGGAAGGCAAAGCCTTCGGGGCGGGTGAATCCGATGCCGTTGCGCAATTCCGGGGCCAATTGGGGCAGGGCGGCCGCGTTGGCGCTACCGTAGAGGGAATACTCCGCCACCTTGACCGCGATCTCGGCGCGGAGGAGGTAGTCAATGAAAAGATAGGCAGCATCGCGGTTTTTGCTTGAGACCGGGATGGCGAGATTGTCCACGGAGAGGATGGCTCCTTCCTTGGGCAGGGCGAAGCGGAGATCGGGGTTGTCCGTTTGTGCGGTGGCGAACTCCCCGGCCCAGCCGTGGGCAACGAGGGTTTCGCCGGAGGCGAGGGAGTCCTCGAAGGATTCGTTGTCATATTTGGCCAGGAGGGGCTTCTGTGCCAGGAGGACGGCTTCGGCCTTGGCCAGTTCTTCGGGTCGGATGGTGTTGGGTGAAAATCCGAGGAAGATGAGGGCGCCGCCGATGACCTCGCGGGGGTCGTTGAGCATGCTCAACCGGCCCTTGAGGGCGCGGGCTTTGACCGGGTCGAGCACATCGGACCAGGAGGCGGGAGGGTTTTTGACCGACTTGCTGTTGTAGCCGAAGCCGGTCGCGGTCCACTGGAAGGGGATGGCGTGGTCGTAGCCGGGGTCGTATTTGAACTTGCGGAAAAACGGGTCGACATTGGCGAGGTGGGGCAGGCGGCTGTGATCGAGCTTTTCCAGAAGATTCATGCGGCGCATGACCTGGACCATGTAGTCCGAGGGTACGACGACATCGAAGCCGCCGCCGGCCTGGAGCTTGGCCAGCATGTCTTCGTTGCTGCCATAGTTGGCTTCGACCACCTTGATGCCGGTTTCCTTCTCGAAGTCGGCCTTGAGTGCGGGGTCGAGGTATTCTTCCCAGATGAAGAGGTTGAGGACCTTGGGGGCGGTGGGGGTGGGGGCGGATTGGGGGCCGCAAGCACCCAGGGTGATGAGGAGGGAGGCGAGGAGGGCCAGGGTGCGGAGGGTGGTCATGGGTATTTTTTTTGCAGGAAGAGCGAGAGACAGGCAAGCAGGATTGATGCGGTGAGCATGAGGGAGGCCAGGGCGTTGATTTCCGGGGTGACGCCGCGTTTGAGCATGGCGTAGATCTGGAGGGGGAGCGTGGTGGAGTCGGCCGCGCTGACAAAAAAAGCGATGACGAATTCGTCGAGGGAGAGGGCGGTGGCGAGGAGGGCGCCGCCGAGGATGCCGGGCCAGATGAGGGGGAGCTTGATCCGGACAAAAGTCTGCCACGGGGTGGCGCCAAGATCGAGGGAGGCTTCCTCGAGGCGCGGGTTGAACCCCTTGAGGCTGGTGCCGACCACGGCGGCGACGTAGCAGAGGTTGAAGGCGATGTGGGACAGGATCATGGCCGGGAGTCCGAGGGCGGCGGGCATGAGGGTTTTGAAAAAAACGAGCAGGGAAATGGCGAGCACAATGTCCGGCATGATCACCGGGAGGTAGAAGGCGGTTTCGAGCGGTCCCTGGAGCCGCCGGGAGAGTTTGGCCAGTCCGAGTGCGGCCAGGGTTCCTAGCACGGTGGCGCAGAGGGTCGAGGAGCCGGCCAGCAACAGGGTCTGGCCGAGGGCGGTGCGGAGTTCCACGTTGGAAAAGAGTTTTTCGTACCAACGGGTGGAGAAGCCCCCCCAAACGGCGCTGTAGCGGCTGGCACTGAAGCTGAAACCAATCAGGACCACGATGGGCGCATAGAGGAAGATATAGACGGCGAGGGCATTGAGCCGGAGCAGCCGGGCGGTCCAATTCCAGGGGGGGCGGGGGGGCTGGAAATCCATCATGAACGCCGGGCGGGGGTTTCCCGCGTGAGTTGGAAGGATAAGAACAACGCTCCCCCGATGAGGGCGAGCAGTGCCATGGAGAGCGCGGCCCCAAGAGGCCAATCCTGGGGGAGGGAGAGGAAACGCTTCTGGATGATGTTTCCTATCATGTCGACCTTTCCGCCGCCGAGCATGTCCGGAACGACGAAGGAGCAGAAGGTTTGGATGAAGACCAGGGTGCAGCCGGTGAGGATGCCGGGGGCCGCGAGGGGGAGGATGATGCGGCGCAACGTTTCCCAGCGTCCGGCTCCCAGATCGGCCGCCGCGGCCGCGAGGGTGAAATCCAGTTTTTCCAGACTGGCGTAAATGGGATAAACCATGAACGGGAGATACCAATAGGTGAGGCCCAGGAAGACGGCCGGAGTGGAATAAAGCAGGACGAAGGGGCCTTCACCGAACCAGCCGAGGCTTTGCAAGAAGCGGTCCATAAAGCCCTGCTGCCGGAGAATGGCAATCCAGGAATAGGTGAGGACGAGGGAATTTGCGGTCAGCGGAATCATGACCAGGAAATAGAGGAAACGCCGGCGGGAAGGGGGCTGGCGGACGATGAACCAGGCCAGGGGGAATCCGAAGGCCAGACAGGAGGCGGTGGCCCCGGAGGCGATGAAAACCGAACGAAAGAAAACCTTGATCAAGAGCGGGTCCATGACACGTCCGTAGGCCGAGAGGTCGGGGGTCCATTCCAGGGGATTGCCCCGGCTCATGAAACTGGCCACGGCGATGATGCCGAAGGGAATGGCGAAGAAGACGGCCAGGAATGCCAGCGGGAGGGCGAGCAAGCGGAGTCCGGGGAAAGATCGTTCGCTCATGCGATGAGTGAGGGAATCGGCCGGATTCAGTCCGCGGCGGATTCCAGGAGGTAGGCGCTTTCGTCCGGCCAGCCCACGAAGACGGCGTCGCCCTTGCCGATGCCGGTTTCCTTGAGGTTCTGGCGGCGGACCTGGAGGCTCGGGCCCTTGTCCAGTTTGACCAGAAAGAGCGTGTCGGTGCCGTAGTAAAGGGAATCGACAATGTGCGCGGCGAAGACGTTCTCCATGCCGGCGGCCCGGTTTTTGCCTATCCAGATTTTTTCCGGACGGACGGCGAGAATGCCTTCCGGACCCGGGGTGGTGACGTGATCAGGGAACACCTTGATGTTCAGCCCGGAGGAGGCAAAGACCACGTATTTGCCATCGCGGGAGACGATGGTGCCCTCGAAAAAATTGGATTCACCGATGAAATCGGCCACGAAGCGGGTGGCGGGTTTCTCGTAGATTTCTTCCGGTGTGCCGACCTGGAGCACGCGGCCCTTGTGCATGACGGCGATGCGGTCCGACATGGTCAGGGCTTCTTCCTGGTCGTGGGTGACGTAGATGAAGGTCAGGCCCAGGGTGGACTGGAGTTGCTTGAGTTCGAACTGCATTTCCTTGCGCAGCTTCAGGTCGAGGGCGCCGAGAGGTTCGTCGAGGAGGACGACCGAGGGACGGGTGACGAGGGCACGGGCGAGGGCGACGCGCTGTTGTTGGCCGCCGGAAAGTTCGCGCGGGAGGCGTTGGTCCATGCCGGACAAGCGGACGAGGGCGAGGATTTCAGTGACGGCGGCAAGGATGTCGGCGGGGTTCTTTTTCTGCATTTCCAAACCGAAGGCGACATTCTGGAAAACCGTGAGGTGGGGGAAGAGGGCGTAGTTTTGGAAGACCAGATTGATGTCGTGGACGTAGGCGGGGACCCCGTTGATGGGTTTGCCGTTGATGGAGATCCGTCCGGAGGAGGGCCGGTCGAAGCCGGCAATGAGGCGGAGGGTGGTGGATTTGCCGCAACCGCTCGGGCCAAGAAGGGAGAAGAATTCCCCCCGGCGGATTTCCAAGTCGACGGAACGGACCACTTCGGCGCCGCCGAGGTGCTTGCAGACCTTGTCCAGATGGACCGCATTCATGGGCTTAGAGGATGGGGGCAGGGGACGGTTGGATTCAGGCGTGATCGAGATAGCGTGGGAGCGTTTTCACGGCTTCTTCGATGGCCTCGCGCAGGGCTTCAGGGAAGCGCTGTTCGAGGGCGAAGAAAAGTTCACGACTGATCCACGCATCGGTGGCGGCGTATTGGATCTGGGAAGGGGTGAGCTCGGCGGCGGCCCAGTTGGTCACCTGGGATTGCTTGGAGATGCGGTAGCCGAGGAGCAGACCGGCGAGGTTGCGCAAACCGGTTTTGGCGATTTTCTGGCGTGCCGCAATTTTGCCGAGGTCGAGGATGCTGCGCTCGGCCAAGGGGAAGCGTTCCTTGAGTTTGACCAGGTCCTGGTCGAGGGCGATGCCGGTTTTGAGGATGTCCGGGCTGGAGAGGATGACGTTGATGAGTCCGGTGCTTTGGATTTCGGCCAGTTGGATGATGTAGGCGGCATCGGCGGTGGCCATTTGGATGACCGTCGGGAGGTAGGATTGTCCGCGCCGGAAAGAGGGCCGGGTTTCGGTGTCGAACCCGATGACTTTTTCCTTCCGCAGGTCGGGGATGTGACGGGCCAGTTCTTCGTCGGAGCGGATGAGGTGGATGGGGCCCTCGTAACGGAAGAGGGGCAGGGAGGCGAGTTCCTCCTTGGTGATGGCGTTTTGGGGCTCCGGTTGGGTCATTTCGGCGTGCGTTGTGGATCCACAATCGGCAAGCTTGCGGCGATGTCCATCCAGAAAGCACTTTTGGCAGCGGTTGTGTTGGCTACCGGAGGCGGGGTGTTTCTCCAAGGGGCGGAGTTGGTGGATCTGGCGGAGGCGATTCCGGGAATCCGCTTGGATATGCGCTACGCGGGGCCGCACAACATCACCGGCCGGGCCATATACAGCGACCCCAGGGCCCGTTTGCGGCCGGAGGCGGCGGCGCGGCTGAAGCGGGTTCAGGAGCGGTTGCGACGCGATGGTTTGCAACTGGTGATTTGGGATGCCTACCGTCCACAGTGGGCCCAGGAAGCCTTGTGGAAGGCGGTGCCGAACGCCAATTTTGTCGCGCCGCCCCGGATGGGATCGCGGCACACCCGGGGCACGAGCGTGGATGTTGGTTTGGCCGATCTCCAAGGGAATCCGGTGGCGGTGCCGACGGACCACGATGTTTTTTCGCCACTGGCCGATCATGATTTCCGTGACCTACCCAAGGCGGCGGCGGCCCATGCGGAAAAGTTGCGGCAGGCGATGTTCCAGAACGGTTGGAGCGGAGTGCCGGCGGAATGGTGGCACTACGACCTTCGGAACTGGCGGGAGTTTCCTCCCATCAAGGACAGTCGCGAACAGGATTAAGAAACAGGCCTTGGTGGGCTTCTACGACGGGTTTAGGGAAGGACGAATAACCGGGAGACGGGTCGGGGATCCGGGCAGGATTCCAGATTGCCCCGGCTGGGTAATCCGGTAGGATACCCATATGCCCCGACTGAACCATTTTGCAGGATCCTGGTCCGGTTTTTCCCATCTCCTGATGGTGGGGTTGGTGTGGATGGGACTCGTCGCCCACCGCGATCTGTCGGCCGCGGAAGCACCGGCCGCGACGCCCTCGGCGGTTTCCGGGTATGTTGAGGACTTTCTCGACTACCGCTTCGATGTGCAGACCAAGATGGAAAATGTCTGGGAAGGCTACATGGAAAAGTACGGCCGCCAGCTCAAACGTGGCCGGGCGACCTTCAGTTACCACGTGAATCCAGACGGGAAAGTCACTTTGGTCGAATCCCCCGCCAAGAAAGTGGACCCGGCGATTCTGGCCTTGGCGCATCGCACGATCATTGAGGCCAACCAGATGCCGGTTCCGTTCCCGGCTAGCGTCCGGCAGAAGTTTCCCTCGGGTTACTTCAACGGCATCGTCTTCACGGTCAAGTAACCCTCAGTATCGCCAAGAGGCGGCCACACTGATCCGCGAACGTTCGAACTCTCGTGAAGGGGTGTTCACCACCTCACTTTCGGACCAGCTGTATTCGTAGGTGGCTCGCAGGTTCCAGACTTGCTTCCAAGCGGTTTTCCATTCCAATCTGGGCGTGTAAACGCGGTCCCGCCGCTTGGCCGGGAAAAAGTCGTCCTCGTTGACCCTGAATCCCAAGGAAGCACTGCAAACCAGTTCCCCGGATTCGCCGCCCGTGAAGGTGTGGCGGAATTCCGCGTCCCAAAGTCCCTCCCGCATCATGCCGCAACCTGCCGAGGAGGGGAAAAGGTATTGCTTGCCGGATAAGCTGAGGAGGTCTTGGGAAGTGATTTGGATGCCGACCTGGCCCCGGTAATAGATTTCAGTGCGCTCGTCGGGTTCGCCCTTGGGCAGATCGCGGGTGAAGAAGCGAAAATCGGGACCGGCCTCGGCATCGATATTCAACCAAGGCAGGGGATGGCCCAGGGTTCCGACCACCCAACGGAAGTATTGGTTGTCGAATTCGATGGGGGTATGCGGCATCTGCCCCTGGTCTTCCTGGCCGAGGCGTCCACCGACATACGCGTCCCAGTCCCCGGCCAATTGGCGGCCGAAATCAAGACCCAGGCTGAAATCGTTGCGGTCGTCGTAATTCTGATAACCGGGGGTTGGGGAATAGTCCGTCATGAAATCATGCCACTGACCCCGGTAAAGGCCCCGGACCCACCACGCCCCTGGTTTCCAGGTGATTTGCGCGTTGTGGTCGAGCATGAAGTTCCTGCGGCGGTTGCGCACCTCCGGTGCCCCGACCGCCGGCGCCCCTCCGGGGCCGGTCCAGGTGGGAGAGATGGTGCTGCCGTCGGTATAGCTTTGGCTGAGGTCGCCTTGCCAGGACCAGTCCTCCTGCTTCCCGGCAAACTCCAGACGCCCGGTGTGTTTTTGGTGGGACTCTTCGCTGGCGTTGAGGAATGCCAGTCCCTCCCAGGTGTAACTGGGGGTCCAAGTTCCGGCTTGATCCGCATCGCACTTCAAGCCGAGTGTGAGCTGGCCCTGGGTGATCCAGGAAGAGCGATCGGCCTGCCTTCCATAGGCATAGGTGTAGATATTGTCGTCATAGATCTCCTTGGCCGAAGCTTCGACCAGCAGCAGAACGGGTTGGTGTATTTTTCCTGATCCAGGGGGTGGGGTGGTCGCCGCCGGGAGCCACGCGGCACTAAGTAACAGAACTAATAGAAGACGATGCACGGATCGAAAGTAGGAGCGTTACTAATCTTTGGAAAGCCCATATTATAAGTATAACTTATTCTAAAGGCACGATCAGGCTTGACCTGTCGGTGGTCGGGTTTAGCAAGGAGGGGACCCGGGTTGTTTCGGCCCGGGCGCCATGAGTGCCAAGGCATCCCCGCCCCCCAAGACCAGTCTGCTCCGTTTTTTAGGCTGGCAGATGCAACCCTATGCCAGGTGGCTGGTGTTGGGTTTCGTGCTCAACACCATGCACGGGGTGGCGATCACCTTCCAGAATCTGGCCCCAAAGTATCTGATCGACGATATTGTCACGCCGGTGATGCCCGCAGGGGAGCGGTGGATGAAGCTGGCCCAGCTGATGGGATTCTATTTGTTGGCTTCGATTGTTTTCCGGATGGTTTTCTGGCACCTGAGCTTCCGAATCTTCACTTGGGTGCGAGAACGTATCCTCCTCCGATTGCGGGCGCGGTTTTACCGCCACATCAATTCACTCTGTCTGAGATTCCATGGACGGCACAATTCGGGGGAACTATTCAGTTATCTCTTTGGTTCGCCCCTGACCCAGCTGCAGCAGTTCATGCACCAAACGGCATTGATGGGGCCCGGGATGCTGGCCCTGCTCGTTTCCAGTCTGGGGACGCTGCTGATGTGGGATTTTGTCATGACCGCGGTCTTGGCTGCTTCCGTATTCACCAGTGTCTGGTTGATGAACCAGGCGCGGCATAAAATCCACGGCTACCACACCGCTTTCCAGAGCAGCGAAAGCGAAGTCAGCGGAAGGGTGGCCGACCTCATCCGGGGCACCCGTGAGATCAAATTGTATGCGGCCGAAGGAACCGTCGGCCGCGATTTCAAGGAGCAGGCCGCACACATCAGCAAGAAAAGCGTCTGGCGGGATGTTCAGTCGCACATCGAATGGATGAAGCAGGAAGGTGCGGGCTACGTTTTTTTTGCCCTGGTTTGTTCCGTCGGGGCCTGGCGCTGCCTGGACGGCCACATCACCCAGGGTGAGTTGGTCGGATACCTGTTGTCCTATGGGGGTTTGCAGGGTCCCCTCCAGCAGCTCTATCAATTGTCCACTTTGTACGGCAGCGCCGAGGCCAGTTTTGCCCGCATGAATGCGGTCCTGCAAACCCCCAGCACGACGCCGGATCCTCCTCCAGGTTCTGCCGTCGTCATGCCCCACCGCGGTGAAGTGGCTTTCGAAGGGGTGCACTTCAAGTACGCCGCCAAGGACATCCTCAACGGTCTCTCCTTCCGCATACCCTATGGGCAGAAAGTCGCTTTTGTCGGACCCTCGGGAGCGGGCAAGACCACCATCTCGCAACTGATGATCCGGCTTTACGATCCGAGTGTTGGACGGATCACCGTCGATGGGGTGGACCTCTCCCGCTGCCGCGGCGCCGATGTCCGCAAAAGCTTCGGCGTCGTCCCCCAGTCGCCCTATTTTTTCCAAACCACCATCCGGCAGAATCTGCTCCTCATCCGCCCGGATGCCGATGACGACCAGTTACGGAGGGCATGCGAAATGGCCAATGCCTGGGAATTCATCGCCCAGTTGCCCGAAGGACTCGATGCCCGCGTCGGTGAGGCCGGCGCGAATTTGAGCGGCGGCCAGCGTCAACGGCTGGCCATCGCCCGTGTCCTGTTGATGGACCCGCCTTTTCTGATTTTCGACGAAGCCACCAGTGCCTTGGACACCGTCAGCGAGCGCTTGATCCAGGAGTCTTTGGAGAAAAATTTGCAGGGAAAGACGGCCGTGTTCATCGCCCACCGCTTGGCCACCATCAAGGCCTGCGATCGGATCATGGTCCTGGAGCAGGGCCGTCTGGTGCAGGATGGGTCCTATGCCGAATTGTCCAACTCCCCCGGACTGTTCCGGGACATGATAGAAGCCGACCGATTCGGTGTCAGTTCTGTGATCCATTCGTCATAGAATTGACTCGAAATGGCATCCTTTCAGCTGGATTGTTCCCTATAATTACCGGATAGAGCCCTCCATTTATGCGTCTGTATTCCCGAGCCAGCTCCTTTTTGCTGATTGTTGCCCTGACCGTGCTAATCGGTGTGGGCTCATGGCTTCAAGACGTTCAAAAACGTCAGGATCGGTCATCCGTGTCTGATTCGACAACGACGGCAGATGTGGATTCAAGGACTTCGACCCAGGAGTCTCCCGGGTCCGAAGCCGGTGTCGAAGTCGGGACCGAGTCCATCGATGCCTCCAGTCCTAACAAATTTGGCGATTCCAG from Candidatus Methylacidiphilales bacterium includes the following:
- a CDS encoding PQQ-dependent sugar dehydrogenase; the encoded protein is MVIRTLLLLTFGLASSLPAQSEPPVQTEDYLLRRETLVTGLTNAWAMVKLPDGRLLITEKAGKVRVVQNNQLLPEPVANIPEVDPGGQGGLLDIELHPDYPQNGWIYLAYSRKKEKGSLTNIVRARLKDNALTDIQPVFDPPDEDYVHGGIHFGCRLEFDKQGYLYFSHGDRGDKTTPENRAQRLDHIGGKIHRLHDDGRIPDDNPFVKTPGARPSIWSYGNRNPQGLRFHPVTGDLWSTEHGPRGGDELNLIKKGANYGWPLACFGINYNGTPITDKTEIEGMESPVTHWTPSIAVSAIDFYTGDQFPKWKNNLLVGSLAHQKLIRIVLDGQNKAVHEEILVKGGGRIRDIHCWDDVAIHVLYTDKLVRLVPE
- a CDS encoding spermidine/putrescine ABC transporter substrate-binding protein: MTTLRTLALLASLLITLGACGPQSAPTPTAPKVLNLFIWEEYLDPALKADFEKETGIKVVEANYGSNEDMLAKLQAGGGFDVVVPSDYMVQVMRRMNLLEKLDHSRLPHLANVDPFFRKFKYDPGYDHAIPFQWTATGFGYNSKSVKNPPASWSDVLDPVKARALKGRLSMLNDPREVIGGALIFLGFSPNTIRPEELAKAEAVLLAQKPLLAKYDNESFEDSLASGETLVAHGWAGEFATAQTDNPDLRFALPKEGAILSVDNLAIPVSSKNRDAAYLFIDYLLRAEIAVKVAEYSLYGSANAAALPQLAPELRNGIGFTRPEGFAFHQIEDLGENTALYDKIWSRLKSE
- a CDS encoding ABC transporter permease, whose translation is MMDFQPPRPPWNWTARLLRLNALAVYIFLYAPIVVLIGFSFSASRYSAVWGGFSTRWYEKLFSNVELRTALGQTLLLAGSSTLCATVLGTLAALGLAKLSRRLQGPLETAFYLPVIMPDIVLAISLLVFFKTLMPAALGLPAMILSHIAFNLCYVAAVVGTSLKGFNPRLEEASLDLGATPWQTFVRIKLPLIWPGILGGALLATALSLDEFVIAFFVSAADSTTLPLQIYAMLKRGVTPEINALASLMLTASILLACLSLFLQKKYP
- a CDS encoding ABC transporter permease; the protein is MSERSFPGLRLLALPLAFLAVFFAIPFGIIAVASFMSRGNPLEWTPDLSAYGRVMDPLLIKVFFRSVFIASGATASCLAFGFPLAWFIVRQPPSRRRFLYFLVMIPLTANSLVLTYSWIAILRQQGFMDRFLQSLGWFGEGPFVLLYSTPAVFLGLTYWYLPFMVYPIYASLEKLDFTLAAAAADLGAGRWETLRRIILPLAAPGILTGCTLVFIQTFCSFVVPDMLGGGKVDMIGNIIQKRFLSLPQDWPLGAALSMALLALIGGALFLSFQLTRETPARRS
- a CDS encoding ABC transporter ATP-binding protein, which gives rise to MNAVHLDKVCKHLGGAEVVRSVDLEIRRGEFFSLLGPSGCGKSTTLRLIAGFDRPSSGRISINGKPINGVPAYVHDINLVFQNYALFPHLTVFQNVAFGLEMQKKNPADILAAVTEILALVRLSGMDQRLPRELSGGQQQRVALARALVTRPSVVLLDEPLGALDLKLRKEMQFELKQLQSTLGLTFIYVTHDQEEALTMSDRIAVMHKGRVLQVGTPEEIYEKPATRFVADFIGESNFFEGTIVSRDGKYVVFASSGLNIKVFPDHVTTPGPEGILAVRPEKIWIGKNRAAGMENVFAAHIVDSLYYGTDTLFLVKLDKGPSLQVRRQNLKETGIGKGDAVFVGWPDESAYLLESAAD
- a CDS encoding 3'-5' exonuclease; amino-acid sequence: MTQPEPQNAITKEELASLPLFRYEGPIHLIRSDEELARHIPDLRKEKVIGFDTETRPSFRRGQSYLPTVIQMATADAAYIIQLAEIQSTGLINVILSSPDILKTGIALDQDLVKLKERFPLAERSILDLGKIAARQKIAKTGLRNLAGLLLGYRISKQSQVTNWAAAELTPSQIQYAATDAWISRELFFALEQRFPEALREAIEEAVKTLPRYLDHA
- a CDS encoding M15 family metallopeptidase, producing MSIQKALLAAVVLATGGGVFLQGAELVDLAEAIPGIRLDMRYAGPHNITGRAIYSDPRARLRPEAAARLKRVQERLRRDGLQLVIWDAYRPQWAQEALWKAVPNANFVAPPRMGSRHTRGTSVDVGLADLQGNPVAVPTDHDVFSPLADHDFRDLPKAAAAHAEKLRQAMFQNGWSGVPAEWWHYDLRNWREFPPIKDSREQD
- a CDS encoding ABC transporter ATP-binding protein — protein: MSAKASPPPKTSLLRFLGWQMQPYARWLVLGFVLNTMHGVAITFQNLAPKYLIDDIVTPVMPAGERWMKLAQLMGFYLLASIVFRMVFWHLSFRIFTWVRERILLRLRARFYRHINSLCLRFHGRHNSGELFSYLFGSPLTQLQQFMHQTALMGPGMLALLVSSLGTLLMWDFVMTAVLAASVFTSVWLMNQARHKIHGYHTAFQSSESEVSGRVADLIRGTREIKLYAAEGTVGRDFKEQAAHISKKSVWRDVQSHIEWMKQEGAGYVFFALVCSVGAWRCLDGHITQGELVGYLLSYGGLQGPLQQLYQLSTLYGSAEASFARMNAVLQTPSTTPDPPPGSAVVMPHRGEVAFEGVHFKYAAKDILNGLSFRIPYGQKVAFVGPSGAGKTTISQLMIRLYDPSVGRITVDGVDLSRCRGADVRKSFGVVPQSPYFFQTTIRQNLLLIRPDADDDQLRRACEMANAWEFIAQLPEGLDARVGEAGANLSGGQRQRLAIARVLLMDPPFLIFDEATSALDTVSERLIQESLEKNLQGKTAVFIAHRLATIKACDRIMVLEQGRLVQDGSYAELSNSPGLFRDMIEADRFGVSSVIHSS